The Portunus trituberculatus isolate SZX2019 chromosome 49, ASM1759143v1, whole genome shotgun sequence genome contains a region encoding:
- the LOC123499299 gene encoding general transcription factor II-I repeat domain-containing protein 2-like has translation MSATQRVKKRKVDLERRIFNPEWEKYFFIERFGQAQCLICLKTLAVLKEYNVRRHWETEHRSSNFASMSVTERKDTIVRLSGNLEKQTSLFCKQNVEAEKVTRASYEVSRILARRMKPFADGDFIKECLLAVVDSVCPEQRSAFEKVSLSSRTVRRRIEDMSDNVHDSLKTRSSNFVAFSLALDESTDTKDTAQLSVFIRGVTADLQVCEEFLQLVPLRDTTTGQDICDAVLLC, from the coding sequence ATGTCTGCGACCCAGCGtgttaagaagaggaaagtggacctCGAGCGTCGGATCTTCAACCCTGAGTGGGAGAAGTACTTCTTCATCGAGCGCTTTGGACAGGCCCAGTGCCTCATATGCTTGAAGACTTTGGCTGTCCTAAAAGAGTACAACGTGCGCCGCCACTGGGAGACAGAGCACCGCTCGTCAAACTTCGCGTCGATGTCTGTCACCGAAAGGAAGGACACCATCGTTAGACTATCAGGCAACTTGGAGAAACAAACTTCACTCTTCTGCAAGCAGAATGTTGAGGCTGAAAAGGTGACCCGCGCCAGTTATGAAGTCTCCCGCATCCTTGCTCGCCGAATGAAGCCATTCGCGGATGGGGACTTCATCAAGGAATGCCTCCTCGCTGTAGTGGACTCCGTCTGTCCAGAGCAGCGTTCCGCCTTTGAGAAAGTGAGCCTTTCGTCCCGCACCGTTCGTCGCCGCATCGAGGATATGTCGGACAACGTGCACGACTCACTCAAAACACGCAGCTCAAATTTCGTTGCCTTTTCCCTCGCTCTGGATGAGAGCACCGACACAAAGGACACGGCCCAGCTGTCTGTTTTCATCCGCGGCGTCACCGCTGACCTTCAAGTGTGTGAGGAATTCCTCCAGCTTGTCCCGCTGCGCGACACCACCACTGGGCAAGACATCTGCGACGCCGTGCTTCTGTGTTGA
- the LOC123499298 gene encoding general transcription factor II-I repeat domain-containing protein 2-like: MHCIIHQESLCAKSANLVGVMSVVVKVVNSILSRSLNHRQFQALMDEVNVHYNDLLYFCEVRWLSRGAMLSRVCDLQQEIATFLRQKNLPHADQFSDPRWLARLALLTDITAHLNTLNVKLQGKDILVTDMYAHITAFEVKPRLWEAELASGQFVHFPRLAACAPDDVDLGTCESGCWLQTSSFSLLPLTSPVEDAPASLQMELVELQCNDEMKAKFCISSPLSFFRDIVLPSNNFQKYIAHVQHIVAMFGSTYCCEQLFSKMRYTKSHLRSQLSDRHLNDILLLSTSTIKPDMEMLLHGKQHQQSH, translated from the exons ATGCACTGCATCATCCACCAAGAGTCCCTGTGCGCTAAGTCTGCCAACCTCGTTGGTGTCATGTCTGTCGTGGTGAAGGTCGTCAACTCCATCCTCTCCCGCAGCCTTAACCATCGTCAGTTCCAGGCACTGATGGATGAGGTGAATGTGCACTACAACGACCTGCTCTACTTCTGTGAGGTACGCTGGCTGAGTCGAGGGGCCATGCTGTCTCGGGTGTGCGACCTTCAGCAGGAGATTGCCACCTTTCTACGTCAGAAGAACCTTCCCCACGCTGATCAGTTCTCTGATCCACGGTGGCTAGCTCGCCTGGCCCTGCTCACGGACATCACGGCGCACCTGAACACCCTCAACGTGAAGCTGCAAGGCAAAGACATTCTCGTGACAGACATGTACGCGCACATCACTGCCTTCGAGGTTAAACCACGCTTGTGGGAGGCTGAATTGGCTTCTGGTCAGTTTGTGCATTTTCCTCGCCTTGCTGCATGTGCCCCTGACGATGTGGACCTGGGCACTTGC GAGTCAGGGTGCTGGCTGCAGACTTCGAGCTTTTCACTGCTCCCTTTGACTTCCCCCGTGGAAGACGCCCCTGCCTCCCTGCAGATGGAATTGGTGGAGCTGCAGTGCAACGATGAAATGAAGGCGAAATTCTGCATCTCTTCTCCGTTGTCCTTCTTCCGCGACATCGTTCTCCCTTCTAACAATTTTCAAAAATACATTGCGCATGTCCAACACATTGTGGCCATGTTCGGCAGCACCTACTGCTGTGAACAGCTCTTCTCAAAAATGAGGTACACGAAGTCTCACCTTCGCTCCCAACTCTCGGACCGCCACCTCAATGACATTCTTCTGTTGTCTACCTCAACCATCAAGCCAGACATGGAAATGCTTCTTCATGGCAAACAGCACCAGCAGTCTCATTGA
- the LOC123499297 gene encoding uncharacterized protein LOC123499297, with product MAVVSALATKVDNLTATGSGLSTEFAAFKNQQHTPAVLNRAKERVPCVSIACATHPRKRTRPQGNVQLLLHPHRGWIPPSSQSREPHDSPGASQGWPCSPASESKSPVADCEEDAAGEWTLVSRKKKRCYSPIPARTANPEPDQGHLKTASPKPDQGHLKTASSEPDQGHLKTASPEPDQGHLMAAMQMLMEQMSRLTQEVDGLKTQMQYHRDERR from the exons atggcagtggtgagtgCACTAGCCACCAAAGTGGACAATCTGACTGCAACAGGCTCTGGTCTTAGTACAGAGTTTGCTGCCTTCaagaaccagcagcacaca CCAGCGGTGCTCAACCGGGCCAAGGAGAGAGTGCCGTGTGTCAGCATAGCCTGTGCGACCCACCCACGTAAAAGGACAAGGCCGCAGGGCAatgtgcaactgctgctgcacccacaCCGAGGATGGATACCCCCGTCAAGCCAGTCAAGGGAGCCACACGACAGCCCCGGAGCCTCTCAGGGATGGCCCTGCTCCCCTGCTTCAGAGAGCAAGTCACCTGTGGCAGACTGTGAGGAGGATGCTGCAGGTGAATGGACACTGGTCAGCCGAAAGAAGAAGCGGTGCTACAGCCCAATCCCAGCCCGGACTGCCAACCCCGAGCCGGACCAGGGACACTtgaagactgccagccccaagccagaccagggacatctgaagactgccagctcCGAGCCAGATCAAggacatctgaagactgccagccctgagccagaccagggacatctgatggcagccatgcagatgctgatggagcagatgtctcgcctgacacaggaagtggatggcctgaagacacagatgcaaTACCATCGCGATGAACG gagGTAG